One Candidatus Stygibacter australis genomic window, TTTCTAACTCCTTAACCTTTTTACTTATAAACCAAAATTAAATGTTATTCCCAGCATACCGATATGTTCGTTAAAATCAATAAGCCCGTTATCATTTGCATAAAGATATTTATACATCCCATAAAGCCCCAGTTTCCAAAATACTATTACATTGATCCCCAGTTCCGCATCAATCCCGATACCATTATCATAGCCACCCGCATTATCAGGCACTTCCAGCCAGCAAATCCCTCCACCGGAAAACAGGTTTATTCGGTGTGACACTTTCTTCATATAGATCAGATTCAAAACCTTCATATCTGCAATTTCATAAGAATGTGTTGGATCTGGACCATTTGTGTAAGATTCTCCAGAAAGTGATAATGCCAAAGGAAATCTAGCCAGTTTCAAATCAAAGGCAAGCTGCCCTCCTCCAAGCTTATCAATATCGGATCTGCTATCAGAAAATCCTCCCTGACCAAACCTGATCGTAAATAAAATATTTTTCTCATTTACCTTAGCATACAAACCAAACGTACCAATCAGCAAGATAGTAATAATAAGTTTTCTAAGCACAATTACACCTCCTGTAAAGCACCTTGATCAATTTTTGATGCGTATCCATTTCTCTCAGAATATCCCGTCCATATTGCATATAAATAGTTTCCAGCTCAATTATTCTTCCTAATTCTGCTTTAATCAGATGCTGAAATGAGCTCTCAAACTTTTGGCAATACTGGACCAATGATTCATCCGAACCTCCCCGGACAATTGCATCTGCAACAATGACCTCAATCGCAAAACCAGCCGGACGCCAGTATGGGTAAGGACAAAATTGTACCTGGTTATTTATAAAATCTCGAACTTGCGCAGATTCCCAATTAGAATGGTGGAAATTTCTTTTACCATAAATACCAGTGGTACAGCAAAAAGCATCCCTAAAAAACCCATTGTATATCCACCAGCCAGAACAGTAAGCAGGATTATCATGGGGTGCATTTCCATACTTTTTGCCATCACGAAGGGGTAAATAAATCTATTTTCCAGAAATTGCACTATTTGCAAGGCAATTATTGCAGAAATGATCATTACCAGTGGAGAACCACTTAGTAATATCGAGATCGTAGCTGCCACAATACCCACTGCTGGTCCCAGATAGGGGATCACATTACCAATACCGGCAATCAATCCCACCACAATTGAATAGGGCACGCCCACAATTATCATGGCAATGGAAGACATCGCTGCCACTATCAGCATCTCCAGCATCATCGCTCGAAAAAAGGTCTTTAATACACTATCTGTTCTCTCTGCTATGATCACCGTCAATTCAAAGTACTGATTAGGAATAAGTTTAAATAGTTGTTGCCGGAATTGTTCCCGGTCTTTCAGGAAAAAGAATCCTAAGGTAGGCACCATAAATAGAAATGTGAATAAGTTGAACATCTTACCAGCATAAAGACTTATTTTATTAGGTATATCAGTAACCACCTTTTGCATATAGTACAAAAATCCCTGGAATAATTTATCGAGATCAAAGAGGTTGGTTTTCTCAGTAAATTCTATCAAGGGAGTAAAAAGCTTGCTGAACAATTCCACGTCAGTTATCCTGAATTCCTCTATACTCCCACTTTTAGATGCAATATCCGTAATTTTTGTCCCCATATCCTGCAGCTGACTGCTGAGAACAGGAACTACTAATATCCCCCCTAATGCCAGCAGAGCAGCTATCAATAAATAAACAAGTAAAATTGCTAACCAACGGGTAATCCGATATTTCTCTAGAAAATCTACCACTGGCTTGAGAAGATAAGAAAATATTATCGCTCCAAAAACCATCCAGATAACACTCTGGTAGAATAAAAAAGTAAGTACAACTACTGCTCCTGCTAACAATCCGAAAATTATCCGGGTGATATTAATTTTTGCTTTCATTTTGCTACTTCTGATTATCTTCTAATTTTTTATTACTTCTATTTAATATTTCACTCAAATATCTACTAATATTAAAGAGCAGCGTTACACCAGCTTTGGGATTTTTATCCACAAACTCATGGAAATCCTTGGAAGTCATCGCCAGCAGTACACTATCTTCTTCTGCCCGGGCACTTGCTGTGCGCGTGGAATCCAGCACAAGTGCCATCTCACCAAAATGCTCGTACTGCTTCTTATGGATCAATTCAATCTCCTCACCATCATTATCAAGATAGATCTTGATATCACCCTTCGCCACAAAGTATAATACTACCTGAGGATAATCTTTCTTGAATACCAACTCGCCCTTTTTATAATTCCTTTCCAGCAACATGCTCTTGATCTGAAATAGTGCTCGATTGGATAATCCTTCCAGAAGCTGGTAATTCTTAAATTCTTTTATCTCTGGCTTCACTTTTTCTTTTTTAGCCATTTTATTTTCCCTCCAGTTATTGACTGAGATTAATACTGGAAATCTCAACAATCGGAATATTCTGTCAATTAATTTGTTATTTTGTCACACTTCCACCTGTAGAGACTGTTCAATCTTTATGGTTAATTTATCCCTGAAGGGGATTCACTATAATAGCCCCAGGTCGGCACGAAGTGACTACCTGGGGTTGATGCCAAAAGCCACCGTCCTCCCCCAAACACCGGCTGCGCCGGTGTTTGGGGGAGGGGAAGGTGAGGGTGGTCAATTTGACCCCGGGTTGAAATACAACAACCCAGGGCTATTATAGTAATTCCCCTTCAGGGAATATGTCAATTTCACAAAAATTGACAAATATGATGGATATGTGCACTTTTTTCTGCTAAAAATTACTATTCATTATAATTTTCAATTAGTTATATTGAACAGCATCCACCTGTAATTTGTCGTTTTTTTTAACTAAGTCCGAAGTGCCACAACTCAACCCGGCATAACATAAAAATGTCATGCCGGGTTGAGTTGTGGCACTTCATTATTTCTTTATATAAAATAAGAAGAGATTAAATAGAAACTGGGGGAAATTTTAATCTATAGAATTCAGACGGACACTGATCTCCTGATCATAACTGTATTTTTTTAGTTTACGCAGGCTATTTACATATCTAGCACCCTGCTTCTTGAATCCTGTTTCATCAATAGGGCTATCAAGATAATATATTGTAACATAATTACCAAGATATTTTGAGTCTTGATCTTCAAAGCAATCTGTGACAATAAAAAGACGATGCTGTCTGCCTAATTCAACGATTTTATCGTATTTATCTTCCTGCAGGTAGATTTCATTATCGTTATTACTTTGCTTGAAAGCGATAATTGTAATATAACTTTCAATATCCTGGCTATCGATAGCGATCAGATCAAAATCTGTATTATCACCATCAAGAACCCGATAGTTTCTACTTTCAAGATACTTGCGAACCGCAGCCAGTGCTGTGGCTTTTTCTTTGAGTGAAAAGCTTTCTGTGTGGGATTCAACCGAATGTGGTTTTACTGTTTTAGTGCGAGAAGCAGCGGGAGGAAGTTCATGTTCTCCAGAGCGTGCACCATCATTTTGAATTACAGGTTGCTCAGGTTTCTCATCATCACTCTCTGATTTTTGCTTAAATACAATCGAGAGCAGACTGATAATGGAAAGGATTATTCCACCATTGATGAAACCGAGGATCAATCCACCTATCTCAGAATGACCCAAAACACCAATAAATCCAATATTACGGAGAATGATAAGACCTATCAGAATTTTAAAAACAGTCTTTTTATCTTTGAGTAAAGGCTTTATTTTTTTGTATAAACCCAAAAAAATAATTATTCCTATTAACTGAACCATATCCTGCTCCTTTTAGGTAAAACTGAATAAATATGTGAAATCTCCTGATTTCGGTCAAGATAATTTAAATAACGAGACTAAAACCTTCTGAATGGTGATTACGTGACTGATGAAAGGGGCATTACATTTCGTCTCACTACTCACGTCTCACGTCTCACGAATTACCATTGCGAAGGATAAAACCATTCGCAAGGTATATTTACTAATAGTTAATAAAATTTGTAAAGATCTTCAGATTTTGCTCAAGTTGCTGTTTATCAGTCAAATCATTGCGATAGTAACTTTTGTCTTGCGGATTCTGAGCCAGATGCTTCTGCAGCATGTCTTCACCATCTTCATATAAGAATTCTGGGTGGAACTGAATACCCCAGACAGGCAGGTCCTTATATCTGAAACCCTGTACGGCTTCAGCTTCATTGGCAGCAATGATCTTAAATTCCGGAGGTAGATCAAAGACTTCATCATAACGCGATTCGAGAAAAATGGGCTCATGAATCCCGGCAAATAGTTCATCATCAGTAATTTTCATGCGCTTAAAGCCAAACTCCGGCTGAACTGCTCTGCGGCAATATTCATCTCCAGCCAAATATCGAGCCAGCATCTGATGTCCATGACAGATGCCTAATACCGGTTTATGAGCTTTCACAAAATTACTTATAACCTGCAAAATATCAGTATCATAATCTGAACCCTGGCTGGCAGAAAGCTCTGAACCTGTGATTAATAAATGTGTGTATTTTGCGAAAGATTCTGGCTTTTTATCTAAATAAATGGTATCAAAGCTCTGATCTGGAAATAAGCGTTTTCTGGCTATCAGGTCAAAGTAATCTCGGGGTTCAGACAATTTTATCGAATTGTAGATTAATAGCATTTGTTAAATTCCTTTCGGTTGCTAAATATTTCTACGAGAGACTTACAATTGTTTTGATCAATACGAATCATTATCTAAGATATTATATTCTTTCGTTGAGGAGTAATTATTATTTTTTAC contains:
- a CDS encoding AI-2E family transporter, producing the protein MKAKINITRIIFGLLAGAVVVLTFLFYQSVIWMVFGAIIFSYLLKPVVDFLEKYRITRWLAILLVYLLIAALLALGGILVVPVLSSQLQDMGTKITDIASKSGSIEEFRITDVELFSKLFTPLIEFTEKTNLFDLDKLFQGFLYYMQKVVTDIPNKISLYAGKMFNLFTFLFMVPTLGFFFLKDREQFRQQLFKLIPNQYFELTVIIAERTDSVLKTFFRAMMLEMLIVAAMSSIAMIIVGVPYSIVVGLIAGIGNVIPYLGPAVGIVAATISILLSGSPLVMIISAIIALQIVQFLENRFIYPFVMAKSMEMHPMIILLTVLAGGYTMGFLGMLFAVPLVFMVKEISTILIGNLRKFEIL
- a CDS encoding cyclic nucleotide-binding domain-containing protein, with the translated sequence MAKKEKVKPEIKEFKNYQLLEGLSNRALFQIKSMLLERNYKKGELVFKKDYPQVVLYFVAKGDIKIYLDNDGEEIELIHKKQYEHFGEMALVLDSTRTASARAEEDSVLLAMTSKDFHEFVDKNPKAGVTLLFNISRYLSEILNRSNKKLEDNQK
- a CDS encoding type 1 glutamine amidotransferase, translating into MLLIYNSIKLSEPRDYFDLIARKRLFPDQSFDTIYLDKKPESFAKYTHLLITGSELSASQGSDYDTDILQVISNFVKAHKPVLGICHGHQMLARYLAGDEYCRRAVQPEFGFKRMKITDDELFAGIHEPIFLESRYDEVFDLPPEFKIIAANEAEAVQGFRYKDLPVWGIQFHPEFLYEDGEDMLQKHLAQNPQDKSYYRNDLTDKQQLEQNLKIFTNFINY